A genomic stretch from Strongyloides ratti genome assembly S_ratti_ED321, chromosome : 1 includes:
- a CDS encoding ShKT domain-containing protein yields the protein MLAILFLTIYFDLFIFIFGKGNIRCNYNKKDTISNEGKVCVPHPINIDLSCCTTQFNDPIKDLEEHLLKLPTTKKPIIPYISTTKSTIINDKFTKSGCFDRIKKCYLYSNLCFNNFYTEIMEKNCRKTCNLC from the exons atgttggCTATTCTATTTCttactatttattttgatttatttatatttatttttggtaAAGGAAACATTCGttgtaattataataaaaaagataccATTTCAA ATGAAGGAAAAGTATGTGTTCCACATCCAATAAATATTGACTTGTCCTGTTGTACAACACAATTTAATGATCCAATAAAAGATCTTGAggaacatttattaaaattacctACTACAAAAAAACCAATCATTCCATATATATCAACAACAAAAAGTAcaataattaatgataaatttactAAAAGTGGTTGTTTTGAtcgaattaaaaaatgttatttatattcaaatctttgttttaataatttttatactgaaataatggaaaaaaattgCCGGAAAACATGTaatttatgttaa
- a CDS encoding Phospholysine phosphohistidine inorganic pyrophosphate phosphatase, giving the protein MLLNKPVKGFLLDITGVLYNTSNNGGVAIEGSIEAVQRLYKESKVVFISNESSNTRQHLFDKLTKLGFQLNKNDIYTPIPVAIDIMKKNHLRPYLLVHKDCLDDFNDLDTTNPNCVLMGDAENDFTFKKMNEAFKILLNNKNSKLFTMGNGKFYQREDGPCLDVGAFGAALKYSTNCEHEVIGKPNESYFMAAVDKLKLKKEEVVMIGDDIVSDVGGAQKIGIRGLSVRTGKWRPEWENHPDVRPDFIGNNLKEIVDIILDYNHKC; this is encoded by the exons atgttactTAATAAACCTGTAAAAGGTTTTCTTTTAGATATTACAGGTGTATTATATAATACATCAAATAATGGTGGTGTTGCTATAGAAGGTTCAATTGAAGCAGTACAAAg ACTTTATAAAGAAAGTAAAGTTGTTTTTATAAGTAATGAATCATCAAATACCCGACAACAcctatttgataaattaacaaaacttggttttcaattaaataaaaatgatatttatacACCAATTCCTGTTGCAATtgatataatgaaaaaaaatcatttaagaCCATATTTATTGGTACATAAAGATTGTTTAGATGATTTTAATGATCTTGATACAACAAATCCTAATTGTGTTCTAATGGGTGATGCTGAGAAtgattttacatttaaaaaaatgaatgaagcatttaaaattttattaaataacaaaaatagtaaattatttacaatgggaaatggaaaattttatcaaagaGAAGATGGACCATGTTTAGATGTTGGGGCTTTTGGGGCagcattaaaatattcaacaAATTGTGAACATGAAGTAATTGGTAAACCAAATGAGTCATACTTTATGGCGGCTGTTGAtaaattgaaattaaaaaaggaGGAAGTTGTTATGATAGGAGATGACATTGTATCTGATGTAGGGGGTGCCCAAAAAATTGGTATTAGAGGGTTATCTGTTCGTACTGGTAAATGGAGACCAGAATGGGAAAATCATCCTGATGTAAGACCTGATTTTATAGGAAATAATCTTAAAGAAATAGTTGATATAATTCTTGATTACAATCATAAAtgttaa